Proteins encoded together in one Impatiens glandulifera chromosome 1, dImpGla2.1, whole genome shotgun sequence window:
- the LOC124927284 gene encoding uncharacterized protein LOC124927284, whose amino-acid sequence MGYLIVSVCLCFFYLFRVQLERELSLSTEKRLTFNAIVPTHEPISIQKSTNTLDQIDRAVNDKEHEEAKDRSSRHLPNNRYMNCRDSSDEETELNADVDSGEDESSIIEKIWTEEVIPPASMESKTDELNRCVGFNDCSPIQKTRDRTGNNKNFHPVLNPVENISQWKVAKIQETILTQPELEKENHDIIQSYDEPTIISKSKFNESRGSLNQEISVDASLSNWLDTSGTTTPPPQKKASCNGLEIERLSFSGKSVSKGSNPMWSIDDRPILGALTLEEIKQFSATSTPRRSPIRSPEDMPIIGSVGTYWSNETCHDESGSSVSSCYKGGSNSTRKYREDKKVNGHYTPFKERLDRASRTNSPVPKRHI is encoded by the exons ATGGGTTATTTAATTGTCTCTGTctgtttgtgttttttttacttatttagaGTACAGCTTGAGAGGGAATTGAGCTTGAGTACTGAAAAGAGATTAACTTTCAATGCAATCGTTCCAACCCATGAGCCCATTTCAATCCAAAAGAGTACAAACACTTTGGACCAGATAGATAGAGCTGTCAATGATAAAGAGCATGAAGAAGCTAAAGACAGGTCTTCTCGACACCTTCCTAATAATCGGTATATGAATTGCAGAGACAGTAGCGATGAAGAAACCGAATTAAATGCTGATGTTGACAGTGGTGAAGATGAAAGTAGTATAATTGAGAAAATATGGACTGAAGAAGTAATCCCACCTGCTTCAATGGAATCAAAAACAGATGAGTTAAACAGGTGTGTGGGATTCAATGATTGTTCCCCAATTCAAAAGACTCGAGATAGGACTGGCAATAACAAGAACTTCCATCCTGTTCTCAACCCAGTAGAGAACATTTCTCAATGGAAAGTTGCTAAAATCCAAGAAACAATATTAACCCAACCGGAACTTGAAAAGGAAAATCATGATATCATTCAAAGCTACGATGAACCCACGATTATTTCCAAGTCGAAATTCAATGAATCCAGAGGATCATTGAATCAAGAAATTTCAGTTGATGCTAGTTTGTCAAATTGGCTTGATACATCAGGAACCACAACTCCACCTCCCCAAAAGAAGGCCAGCTGCAATGGGCTTGAGATTGAGAGGCTTTCTTTTTCAGGGAAAAGTGTGTCAAAAGGATCAAATCCAATGTGGAGTATTGATGATAGGCCTATTTTAGGTGCATTAACGTTGGAGGAGATTAAACAGTTTTCTGCTACATCTACTCCAAGAAGATCACCAATTCGAAGCCCTGAAGACATGCCGATAATTGGAAGTGTTGGCACTTACTGGAGTAATGAAACTTGTCATGATGAATCTGGATCATCAGTTTCTTCTTGTTATAAGGGGGGTTCAAATTCAACTAGAAAGTATAGAGAG GATAAGAAAGTGAATGGGCACTACACACCATTTAAGGAGAGGTTAGATAGAGCCTCGCGAACAAACTCTCCAGTGCCTAAGAGGCACATTTAG